Proteins found in one Methylobacterium sp. CB376 genomic segment:
- a CDS encoding amino acid ABC transporter permease, translating to MSYEFEFGEVFASWPELAWGALHTLVLSGLAMVIGMAVAVLGALGRTSGPAWLSGLIGAYIEVIRNTPFLIQIFVIFFGLPSLGLRLDPDSAALLALVVNVGAYGIEIIRAGIESIDHGQIEAGRTLGLRPLQIFRYVVLKPAIQAIYPSLTSQFILLMLNSSVCSAIAASELTAAAGDIQSRNFRSFEVYLVVTGIYFALSVVLWGLFAGIERAFLRKPSAR from the coding sequence ATGAGCTACGAATTCGAGTTCGGCGAGGTCTTCGCCTCCTGGCCGGAGCTCGCCTGGGGCGCCCTCCACACCCTCGTCCTGTCGGGGCTCGCGATGGTGATCGGCATGGCGGTGGCGGTGCTCGGGGCACTCGGCCGCACCTCCGGGCCGGCCTGGCTGAGCGGGCTGATCGGCGCCTACATCGAGGTCATCCGCAACACGCCGTTCCTGATCCAGATCTTCGTGATCTTCTTCGGCCTGCCCTCGCTCGGCCTGCGGCTCGACCCGGACAGCGCCGCGCTCCTCGCCCTCGTGGTCAATGTCGGGGCCTACGGCATCGAGATCATCCGGGCCGGGATCGAGAGCATCGACCACGGCCAGATCGAGGCCGGCCGCACGCTCGGCCTGCGGCCGCTGCAGATCTTCCGCTACGTGGTGCTGAAGCCGGCCATCCAGGCGATCTACCCGTCGCTGACCAGCCAGTTCATCCTCCTGATGCTGAATTCGAGCGTCTGCTCGGCGATCGCCGCGAGCGAGCTGACCGCGGCGGCGGGCGACATCCAGTCCCGCAACTTCCGCAGCTTCGAGGTCTACCTCGTGGTGACGGGGATCTATTTCGCGCTCTCGGTGGTGCTGTGGGGCCTGTTCGCCGGGATCGAGCGGGCCTTCCTGCGCAAGCCGAGCGCGCGGTAG